One part of the Streptomyces sp. NBC_00286 genome encodes these proteins:
- a CDS encoding MFS transporter, translated as MTETTTLDRSAARSPAAPPVLGGLGLFTVLLGAALPLIDFFIVNVALPTIGRDLSAGEAVLELVVAGYGVSYAVLLVLGGRLGDMFGRRRLFLAGMAAFGLTSLACGLAPTAWTLVAARVAQGAAAAAMLPQVLATIQSATQGPRRAKAMSLYGATAGLSMVAGQILGGVLVAANIAGTEWRSVFLVNVPVVLLGLVLAARTVPETRSQHPEPVDVPGTLLLAVSLLTLLAPLTEGRAAGWPLWTWLALAAFPFAATAFYLVERREDRQGRTPLVPPSLFALASLRRGLAMVVPFSIGFSGFMFVIAVALQQGAGLGPVPAGLALAPMAVVFLVVSLWGPRLVTRYGTRIVTVGGLIQGLGVALIALAAWRSWPDLGVVELLPGAAVAGAGQALQLPILFRVILSEVPPARAGVGSGVMITVQQSALALGVASLGTLFLGLVPSMGMRDALVTTLLVQLAGIVLTILLSLRLPRKIS; from the coding sequence GTGACTGAAACGACGACTCTCGACCGCAGTGCCGCCCGCTCCCCCGCCGCCCCGCCCGTACTCGGCGGACTCGGACTCTTCACCGTGCTCCTCGGCGCGGCGCTCCCCCTCATCGACTTCTTCATCGTCAACGTCGCCCTGCCGACGATCGGCCGCGACCTGTCCGCCGGCGAGGCGGTCCTGGAGCTCGTCGTCGCCGGATACGGAGTCTCGTACGCCGTGCTCCTCGTCCTCGGCGGACGGCTCGGCGACATGTTCGGCCGGCGTCGACTCTTCCTCGCCGGTATGGCCGCTTTCGGGCTGACCTCGCTGGCCTGCGGCCTGGCGCCCACCGCCTGGACCCTGGTCGCGGCACGCGTCGCACAGGGCGCGGCAGCCGCGGCGATGCTGCCGCAGGTCCTCGCCACCATCCAGTCGGCGACTCAAGGACCGCGCCGCGCCAAGGCCATGAGCCTGTACGGAGCGACCGCCGGGCTCTCCATGGTCGCGGGCCAGATCCTCGGCGGCGTCCTGGTCGCCGCGAACATCGCGGGCACGGAATGGCGTTCGGTATTTCTCGTGAACGTCCCGGTCGTCCTGCTCGGCCTGGTCCTGGCCGCACGCACCGTTCCCGAGACCCGGTCGCAGCACCCCGAGCCGGTGGACGTCCCCGGCACACTGCTGCTGGCCGTCTCCCTGCTGACCCTGCTGGCGCCGCTGACCGAGGGCCGGGCGGCGGGCTGGCCGCTGTGGACCTGGCTGGCACTGGCGGCGTTCCCCTTCGCGGCGACGGCGTTCTATCTCGTCGAGCGCCGGGAGGACCGTCAGGGCCGTACGCCCCTGGTGCCGCCGAGCCTGTTCGCGCTGGCGTCGCTGCGCCGGGGCCTGGCCATGGTGGTGCCGTTCTCGATCGGCTTCAGCGGCTTCATGTTCGTGATCGCGGTGGCGCTGCAGCAGGGTGCCGGGCTCGGCCCGGTCCCGGCCGGACTCGCGCTGGCGCCCATGGCGGTGGTGTTCCTCGTCGTCTCGCTCTGGGGCCCGCGGCTCGTCACCCGATACGGAACCCGCATCGTGACCGTCGGCGGACTGATCCAGGGTCTCGGCGTGGCGCTCATCGCCCTCGCCGCCTGGCGCTCCTGGCCGGACCTCGGCGTGGTGGAACTGCTGCCGGGCGCGGCCGTGGCGGGCGCGGGCCAGGCCCTCCAACTCCCCATCCTTTTCCGTGTGATCCTCTCCGAGGTCCCGCCCGCCCGGGCCGGAGTCGGCAGCGGCGTGATGATCACGGTCCAGCAGTCGGCCCTCGCCCTGGGCGTCGCCTCCCTCGGCACCCTCTTCCTCGGCCTGGTCCCGAGCATGGGCATGCGAGATGCCCTGGTCACCACGCTGTTGGTGCAGTTGGCGGGCATCGTCCTGACGATCCTGCTGAGTCTGCGTCTACCGCGCAAGATCAGCTAG
- a CDS encoding helix-turn-helix transcriptional regulator, whose amino-acid sequence MTSMAQETAARKTAVRDAVPPGAQQADEARGAKESEIRRHELAAFLRHRREHVTPEQVGLPRGRRRRTPGLRREEVAQLSAVGVTWYTWLEQARDIQVSVQVLDALARTLMLDGSERAHLFNLAGAVDPAPGAHCASVTDAQRALLRQLDPIPASIQNSRYDILAHNRTYGLLFCDLDAIPPEDRNCMLLCFTNEDWQSSLVRLEETMRVMAAKFRASMAGHLAEPAWKMLLSRLRTESPEFRRIWERHEVVTSSSKRKQFTNAHVGLLTVDSTDLWLGPHNGPRMLTFAPVDTESRERLEKLHAIALERG is encoded by the coding sequence ATGACGAGCATGGCCCAGGAGACGGCTGCACGGAAGACGGCGGTACGGGACGCCGTGCCGCCCGGCGCCCAGCAGGCCGACGAGGCTCGCGGGGCGAAGGAGTCGGAGATCCGGCGGCATGAACTCGCCGCCTTCTTGCGCCATCGCCGCGAGCACGTCACCCCCGAGCAGGTGGGCCTGCCGCGAGGCCGCCGACGGCGCACCCCGGGCCTGCGCCGCGAGGAGGTCGCGCAGCTCTCCGCGGTCGGCGTCACCTGGTACACGTGGCTCGAGCAGGCCAGGGACATCCAGGTCTCCGTCCAGGTCCTCGACGCCCTCGCCCGCACGCTGATGCTCGACGGGAGCGAGCGTGCGCACCTGTTCAACCTGGCGGGGGCCGTCGACCCCGCACCCGGCGCGCACTGCGCGTCGGTCACCGATGCCCAGCGGGCCCTCCTGCGACAGCTGGATCCGATCCCGGCCTCCATCCAGAACAGCCGGTACGACATCCTCGCCCACAACCGCACGTACGGGCTGCTGTTCTGCGACCTCGACGCCATCCCGCCGGAGGACCGCAACTGCATGCTCCTGTGCTTCACGAACGAGGACTGGCAGTCGTCGCTCGTGCGGCTGGAGGAGACCATGCGGGTCATGGCGGCCAAGTTCCGCGCCTCGATGGCCGGTCATCTCGCCGAGCCCGCCTGGAAGATGCTGCTCAGCCGGCTGCGTACCGAGTCGCCGGAATTCCGGAGGATCTGGGAGCGGCACGAGGTCGTGACGTCGAGCAGCAAACGCAAGCAGTTCACCAACGCCCACGTCGGCCTGCTCACCGTGGACAGCACCGACCTGTGGCTGGGCCCGCACAACGGCCCCCGCATGCTGACATTCGCCCCGGTCGACACCGAGTCCCGCGAACGCCTGGAGAAGCTGCACGCGATCGCCCTCGAGCGGGGCTGA
- a CDS encoding MFS transporter: MPELSHRRRMLVLAICCMSLLIVSLDNTVLNVALPSMQRELHASTAGLQWTIDAYTLVLASLLMLAGSTADRIGRKRVFMAGLVVFTVGSVLCSLAPNLESLIAFRMVQAVGGSMLNPVAMSIITNTFTEPRERARAIGVWGGVVGISMAAGPLIGGVLVDSVGWRSIFWINLPVGLAALLLTLRYVPESRAPKARRPDPVGQLLVIALLGSLTYAIIEAPHASAPTVIAFGALALAALLSLLWYEPRRAEPLIDLRFFRSAPFSGATVVAISAFAALGGFLFLSTLYLQNVRGLTALSAGLWMLPMAALTFVSAPLSGRLIGSRGPRLSLLVAGVAMTASGVLFAAFEAETSNVTLVIGYVLFGLGFGFVNAPITNTAVSGMPRAQAGVAAAVASTSRQIGQTLGVAVVGAVLASGLGSLPYREVYVSAARPGWWIIAACGLAVLLVGALTSGRWARRTAERTAERLESAEVKEQADVLA, from the coding sequence ATGCCCGAGCTCAGCCACCGCCGACGCATGCTCGTCCTCGCGATCTGCTGTATGAGCCTGCTGATCGTGAGCCTCGACAACACCGTGCTGAACGTCGCGCTGCCCTCGATGCAGCGCGAACTGCACGCGAGTACGGCCGGACTCCAGTGGACGATCGACGCGTACACGCTGGTACTCGCCTCGCTGCTGATGCTCGCGGGCTCGACGGCAGACCGTATCGGCCGCAAGCGGGTCTTCATGGCGGGCCTGGTCGTCTTCACAGTCGGCTCGGTGCTGTGTTCCCTCGCGCCGAACCTCGAATCGCTCATCGCCTTCCGGATGGTGCAGGCGGTGGGCGGTTCGATGCTCAACCCGGTCGCGATGTCGATCATCACCAACACGTTCACGGAGCCGCGCGAGCGCGCCCGCGCCATCGGGGTGTGGGGCGGTGTCGTCGGCATATCGATGGCGGCCGGCCCTCTGATCGGCGGCGTTCTCGTGGACTCGGTCGGCTGGCGCTCGATCTTCTGGATCAACCTCCCGGTGGGCCTGGCAGCGCTCCTGCTCACCCTCCGGTACGTCCCCGAGTCCCGCGCCCCGAAGGCCCGTCGCCCCGACCCGGTCGGCCAGCTCCTGGTGATCGCGCTGCTCGGCTCCCTGACGTACGCGATCATCGAGGCCCCCCACGCGAGCGCCCCCACAGTCATCGCCTTCGGCGCCCTGGCCCTGGCCGCCCTGCTGAGCCTCCTGTGGTACGAGCCACGCCGTGCCGAACCCCTCATCGACCTGCGCTTCTTCCGGTCGGCGCCGTTCAGCGGGGCCACGGTCGTGGCGATCAGCGCGTTCGCGGCACTCGGCGGCTTCCTCTTCCTCTCGACGCTCTATCTGCAGAACGTACGCGGGCTCACCGCCCTGAGCGCGGGCCTGTGGATGCTCCCCATGGCCGCCTTGACCTTCGTGTCCGCCCCGCTGTCCGGCCGCCTGATCGGCAGCCGCGGCCCTCGCCTCTCGCTCCTGGTCGCCGGGGTCGCGATGACCGCGAGCGGGGTGCTCTTCGCCGCCTTCGAGGCCGAGACCTCGAACGTCACGCTCGTCATCGGCTACGTCCTCTTCGGCCTCGGCTTCGGCTTCGTCAACGCCCCCATCACCAACACCGCCGTCTCCGGCATGCCCCGCGCCCAGGCCGGTGTCGCCGCCGCGGTCGCCTCCACCAGCCGCCAGATCGGCCAGACCCTGGGCGTGGCCGTGGTCGGCGCCGTACTCGCCTCGGGCCTGGGCTCGCTCCCGTACCGCGAGGTCTACGTCTCAGCCGCCCGCCCCGGCTGGTGGATCATCGCGGCCTGCGGCCTCGCGGTCCTGCTCGTCGGCGCCCTGACGAGCGGCCGCTGGGCCCGCCGAACCGCCGAACGCACCGCGGAACGGCTGGAGTCGGCGGAGGTCAAGGAACAGGCGGACGTACTGGCCTGA
- the dusB gene encoding tRNA dihydrouridine synthase DusB produces MPTPTPLVNAPLSIGPHPVRPPVVLAPMAGITNAPFRTLCREFSGGKGLFVSEMITTRALVERNEKTMQLIHFDASETPRSIQLYGVDPATVGKAVRMIAEEDLADHIDLNFGCPVPKVTRKGGGSALPYKRHLLRAILREAVSGAGDLPVTMKMRKGIDDDHITYLDAGRIAVEEGVTAIALHGRTAAQHYGGTADWEAIARLKEHVPEIPVLGNGDIWSADDALRMVRVTGCDGVVVGRGCLGRPWLFADLVAAFEGRTGDYARPTLREVADVMVRHATLLGEWIEQGGAARRATVEGGGGRRAGEARGVIDFRKHVAWYLKGFAVGSEMRKRLAITSSLAELRSGLDELDLDQPWPTGADGPRGRTSGNNRVVLPDGWLKDPYDCAGIGEDAELDTSGG; encoded by the coding sequence ATGCCCACGCCCACACCTCTCGTGAACGCCCCGCTGTCGATCGGCCCGCACCCGGTGCGGCCGCCCGTCGTCCTCGCCCCCATGGCCGGGATCACGAACGCGCCGTTCCGCACGCTGTGCAGGGAGTTCAGCGGCGGCAAGGGTCTGTTCGTCAGCGAGATGATCACGACGCGGGCGCTGGTCGAGCGCAACGAGAAGACCATGCAGCTGATCCACTTCGACGCCTCGGAGACGCCGCGCTCGATCCAGCTGTACGGAGTCGACCCGGCGACCGTCGGCAAGGCCGTCCGCATGATCGCGGAGGAGGACCTCGCCGACCACATCGACCTCAACTTCGGCTGCCCCGTACCGAAGGTGACGCGCAAGGGCGGCGGCTCGGCCCTCCCGTACAAGCGCCACCTGCTGCGCGCGATCCTGCGCGAGGCGGTGAGCGGCGCCGGGGACCTGCCGGTCACGATGAAGATGCGCAAGGGCATCGACGACGACCACATCACGTACCTGGACGCGGGCCGGATCGCGGTCGAGGAGGGCGTGACGGCGATCGCCCTCCACGGCAGGACGGCCGCGCAGCACTACGGCGGCACGGCGGACTGGGAGGCGATCGCCCGCCTCAAGGAGCACGTGCCGGAGATTCCCGTCCTCGGCAACGGCGACATCTGGTCGGCGGACGACGCGCTGCGGATGGTGCGGGTGACGGGTTGCGACGGGGTGGTCGTGGGGCGCGGTTGCCTGGGCCGCCCGTGGCTGTTCGCGGACCTGGTGGCCGCCTTCGAGGGTCGTACGGGCGACTACGCGCGACCGACCCTCCGCGAGGTGGCCGACGTCATGGTCCGCCATGCGACCCTGCTCGGGGAGTGGATCGAACAAGGAGGGGCGGCCCGAAGGGCCACCGTTGAGGGTGGTGGTGGGAGACGGGCGGGCGAGGCGCGCGGAGTCATCGACTTCCGCAAGCACGTGGCCTGGTACCTGAAGGGTTTCGCGGTCGGCTCGGAGATGCGTAAGCGCCTGGCGATCACGTCGTCACTGGCCGAACTTCGTTCCGGGCTCGACGAGTTGGACCTCGACCAGCCGTGGCCGACGGGCGCGGACGGGCCACGCGGACGTACGTCCGGCAACAACAGGGTTGTCCTGCCGGACGGTTGGCTGAAGGACCCGTACGACTGTGCCGGGATCGGCGAGGACGCGGAGTTGGACACGTCCGGGGGTTGA
- a CDS encoding peptidoglycan-binding domain-containing protein, with the protein MSKIRSGRAKSATTAGALLAALLGGALAVAPSATAADYSPCTYGAVLHNKVTNPTSYKYVPYVGNSPNCWLDWGMSNTAVRALQKNLNSCYGYRLATDGDFGDLTESALKSVQRKVGVRADGDYGPNTRNAMVWANYSMETGARISCN; encoded by the coding sequence TTGAGCAAAATCCGAAGCGGGCGCGCCAAGTCGGCTACGACCGCGGGGGCCCTTCTGGCCGCCCTCCTCGGCGGCGCTCTCGCCGTCGCCCCGTCCGCGACCGCGGCTGACTACTCCCCTTGCACCTACGGGGCGGTTCTGCACAACAAAGTCACAAACCCCACCTCTTACAAGTACGTCCCTTACGTTGGCAATTCGCCCAATTGCTGGCTGGACTGGGGCATGAGCAATACGGCAGTCCGCGCCCTTCAGAAGAACCTGAATTCCTGCTACGGATACAGGCTGGCAACGGATGGGGACTTCGGAGATCTCACCGAGTCGGCGCTCAAATCCGTTCAGAGGAAGGTGGGCGTCCGGGCGGACGGCGATTACGGCCCCAATACGCGGAATGCGATGGTGTGGGCGAACTACAGCATGGAAACCGGGGCGCGGATCAGCTGTAACTGA
- a CDS encoding sensor histidine kinase, protein MRHGGREGNRGGAAEPMDGPRSSERLLILALERYGVWLRSTVVCLCSALGVASADVADIPLAMSLLVPALLACGVRLYSLRRPLPFALLWTLDAAALVLTGLSQPVLGGDGADVMVEAIVGISLITFQHEWATRPLAGAALAALGALVSALGDVLSSPGHGPELIPLMRMLFLAGLSRAAFLMVRARARAADRAAAARAASRRKADVAAARRAAEREYLATLHDTASATLLMVSQGDGRDWSWLPARARQDLEALSAMPGFETENVDLAALLGCVPEGEGQARVRLKTHIEGPLAVPSGPGLAIFNGVREAVTNVARHAGVREAELRAWAEGNGTVVELSDAGRGFDPESVPARRRGISGSIVGRMHAVGGSASVTSHPGTGTRVQWRWHGPARASQAGGGGAQVTGGVPRPPRAQTQHTALVRLIRGQLLYGAQLAALLISLLSQFTLSLYQLMAYQSVYRPAWAQTAAFVCLAAVAATGGAYLLRGRQIPPRVRWWSLGAVLTVSATGAFTLPPERLAGAEDWVFGLVGWHALFLLADLRVRVFAAFLGVHIGLNATAVFLSGAPTAAESAVMGISDCGFQLSVGVLLTHLLHGTAPAAGTAAAQEEELRTRERIHEDMQRDHKERYRALTATTVPLLVGLGHGVLSPHDEEVRLRCGVEAARMRRLFAESDAVSDPLLNELRACVEVVEHQGVKVSLAVRGRPGEVPVEVRRELVDPLAVILGRTRSTARVTVVWTPRAVRVSVVSEDCAGGRGTGEAAQAHDRAMDAKVTVARTTRGESVWVEAGWRRPAISGVDQA, encoded by the coding sequence ATGCGGCACGGGGGACGCGAGGGGAACAGGGGCGGAGCCGCTGAGCCGATGGACGGCCCCAGGTCCAGCGAGCGCCTGTTGATCCTGGCCCTCGAGCGGTACGGGGTGTGGCTCCGGTCCACCGTGGTCTGTCTGTGCAGTGCGCTGGGCGTCGCCTCGGCGGATGTGGCGGACATTCCCCTGGCGATGTCTCTGCTGGTGCCCGCTCTCCTCGCCTGCGGTGTGCGCCTCTACTCGCTGCGCCGCCCGCTCCCGTTCGCCCTGCTGTGGACGTTGGACGCGGCCGCGCTGGTGCTGACGGGACTGTCCCAGCCGGTGCTCGGCGGCGACGGCGCGGATGTGATGGTGGAGGCGATTGTCGGCATCAGCCTCATCACTTTCCAGCACGAGTGGGCGACGCGCCCCCTGGCCGGGGCTGCCCTGGCCGCGTTGGGGGCCCTCGTCAGCGCGCTGGGCGACGTCCTCTCCTCGCCCGGGCACGGCCCGGAGTTGATCCCTCTGATGCGCATGCTTTTCCTGGCGGGCCTGTCGAGGGCCGCTTTCCTGATGGTTCGGGCGCGGGCACGGGCGGCTGACCGGGCGGCCGCGGCCAGGGCGGCGTCGCGCCGGAAGGCTGATGTCGCCGCCGCACGGAGAGCGGCCGAGCGCGAGTACCTGGCGACCTTGCACGACACGGCGAGCGCGACGCTGCTGATGGTCTCCCAGGGCGACGGCCGGGACTGGTCGTGGCTGCCCGCCCGTGCCAGACAGGATCTGGAGGCATTGTCCGCCATGCCCGGATTCGAGACGGAGAACGTCGACCTCGCGGCACTTCTCGGCTGCGTGCCCGAGGGTGAGGGGCAGGCCAGGGTGCGGCTCAAGACGCACATCGAGGGCCCGCTCGCGGTCCCGTCCGGCCCTGGGCTTGCGATATTCAACGGGGTCCGGGAGGCCGTCACCAATGTGGCACGCCATGCCGGGGTGCGGGAAGCGGAGCTCAGGGCATGGGCGGAGGGGAACGGCACCGTCGTCGAACTGTCCGACGCGGGACGGGGATTCGACCCGGAGTCCGTCCCCGCACGGCGCCGGGGCATCTCCGGTTCCATCGTCGGCAGGATGCACGCGGTCGGCGGCTCCGCTTCCGTCACCTCACATCCGGGCACCGGGACCCGCGTGCAGTGGCGCTGGCACGGCCCGGCCCGGGCGTCACAGGCAGGAGGGGGCGGAGCGCAGGTGACCGGCGGCGTACCGCGTCCGCCCCGCGCCCAGACACAGCACACGGCCCTCGTCCGCCTCATCCGCGGGCAGCTGCTGTACGGGGCTCAACTGGCCGCGCTGCTGATCAGTCTGCTGTCGCAGTTCACCCTCTCGCTGTACCAGCTCATGGCCTACCAGAGCGTGTACCGCCCCGCGTGGGCACAGACAGCGGCCTTCGTCTGCCTCGCCGCCGTCGCGGCGACCGGGGGCGCCTATCTGCTGCGCGGCAGGCAGATCCCGCCGAGGGTGCGCTGGTGGAGCCTGGGCGCGGTGCTGACGGTTTCCGCGACAGGCGCGTTCACGCTCCCGCCGGAGCGGCTGGCAGGGGCGGAGGACTGGGTGTTCGGGCTGGTCGGCTGGCATGCGCTGTTCCTGCTGGCAGACCTGCGGGTCAGGGTGTTCGCGGCATTCCTCGGGGTGCATATCGGACTCAACGCGACCGCTGTGTTCTTGTCGGGGGCGCCGACCGCCGCCGAGTCGGCCGTCATGGGGATCTCCGACTGCGGCTTCCAGCTCTCCGTCGGTGTACTGCTGACGCACCTGCTCCACGGTACGGCGCCGGCAGCGGGGACCGCGGCCGCACAGGAGGAGGAACTGCGTACCCGGGAACGCATCCACGAGGACATGCAGCGTGACCACAAGGAGCGCTACCGCGCCCTGACGGCGACGACGGTGCCGCTGCTCGTGGGCCTCGGCCACGGCGTGCTGAGCCCGCACGACGAGGAGGTCAGGCTGCGGTGCGGCGTGGAAGCCGCCCGTATGCGCCGCCTGTTCGCGGAGAGCGATGCCGTCTCCGACCCGCTGCTGAACGAGTTGCGGGCGTGCGTGGAGGTGGTCGAGCACCAGGGGGTGAAGGTGAGCCTGGCCGTACGAGGCCGGCCGGGGGAGGTGCCTGTGGAGGTACGCAGGGAGCTGGTCGACCCGCTGGCGGTGATTCTGGGCCGTACCCGCTCGACCGCGCGGGTGACCGTCGTGTGGACACCCCGCGCGGTACGCGTGAGCGTGGTCAGCGAGGACTGCGCCGGCGGCCGCGGCACGGGAGAAGCCGCTCAAGCACACGACCGCGCTATGGACGCCAAGGTGACCGTGGCCCGAACGACGCGCGGCGAAAGTGTGTGGGTGGAGGCCGGCTGGAGAAGACCGGCGATCTCCGGAGTTGACCAGGCATGA
- a CDS encoding response regulator transcription factor — protein sequence MSDNAPVSVVVVDDHPAILSGVEAWYAASRRPITVVAAGGSVQEAWTAPGSTADVVVLDLQLGEGGPAFGSLRRLVDAGRQVVVYSMRDDEKTALNCLDLGAATFLTKSEGRDHLVEATLAAADERPYMPPALAGALGTNTRADRPQLSVREENVLIEWFQSESKELVAQRLGISVRTVNSYLDRVRIKYANVGRPARTKASLVARAIQDGLVDVDDL from the coding sequence ATGAGTGACAACGCACCAGTCAGCGTGGTCGTCGTGGACGACCATCCCGCCATCCTCTCGGGCGTAGAGGCGTGGTACGCCGCATCACGGCGGCCCATCACCGTGGTCGCGGCCGGCGGCTCCGTACAGGAAGCCTGGACCGCGCCCGGCAGCACCGCCGATGTCGTCGTCCTGGATCTGCAACTGGGCGAGGGCGGCCCCGCCTTCGGCAGCCTTCGAAGACTCGTCGACGCCGGGCGGCAGGTGGTCGTCTACTCGATGCGGGACGACGAGAAGACAGCACTCAACTGCCTGGACCTGGGAGCCGCGACCTTTCTGACCAAGAGTGAGGGCCGGGACCACCTGGTCGAGGCGACGCTGGCGGCAGCCGATGAGCGGCCCTACATGCCGCCCGCGCTGGCCGGCGCGCTGGGAACGAACACCCGCGCCGACCGCCCCCAGCTCTCCGTGCGCGAGGAGAACGTGCTCATCGAGTGGTTCCAGTCGGAGTCGAAGGAGCTGGTCGCGCAGCGTCTCGGCATCTCCGTACGGACGGTCAACTCGTATCTGGACCGGGTGCGGATCAAGTACGCGAACGTCGGCCGCCCCGCGCGGACCAAGGCAAGCCTGGTGGCCCGCGCCATCCAGGACGGGCTGGTCGACGTGGACGACCTCTGA
- a CDS encoding DUF4333 domain-containing protein, which yields MWTGCGSSTRTSAAPRGPRQAWWPAPSRTGWSTWTTSEYGQYGQQRSRACPEHLPARVGATIRCKVTAGTDIRAVTVTTTAVNGKQVSYNIKVDASAA from the coding sequence ATCTGGACCGGGTGCGGATCAAGTACGCGAACGTCGGCCGCCCCGCGCGGACCAAGGCAAGCCTGGTGGCCCGCGCCATCCAGGACGGGCTGGTCGACGTGGACGACCTCTGAGTACGGGCAGTACGGGCAGCAGCGCTCACGCGCGTGTCCTGAGCACCTCCCGGCCCGGGTCGGCGCCACGATCCGCTGCAAGGTCACTGCCGGCACCGACATCCGCGCTGTCACCGTCACTACCACCGCGGTCAACGGCAAGCAGGTCAGTTACAACATCAAGGTCGACGCCAGCGCTGCCTGA
- a CDS encoding amylo-alpha-1,6-glucosidase: MTDRQHLLVHGGTFAAVGDGGDISGVRGSGSPDGLFVRDARHLSRWQLTVDGAVPEALSPVTDGDVARCVLVPRGGRQEPPAYTLFREQAVADGAFVESLRVTSNRPVPTTVRIAVTADADFSDQFELRSDHRTYAKIGAVRSREILDDGIEFSYRRGEWRSCTTVTAEPAPDGVEETGTGARRLVWALDLEPHGSAELALRVAARPHGTPHPEVPASPSAVNEQLRALEGEFTEGVPFPTGWPELAAACERGLADLAVLQVPATGPDGEELRVPAAGVPWFLTLLGRDALLTSLFALPYRPQLAAATLPALAAAQATATGTGAVAQPGKIVHEVRHGELAHFGQVPYGRYYGSVDATPLFLVLLGAYVEQTGDVATARRLEPHARAAIGWMLDHGGLTSRGYLVYRADEGGLANQNWKDSPGAICSADGSRATGPVMAAGAQGYAYDALRRTAHLSRTVWDDEVYAALLEQAASDLRDRFQRDFWMPERAFPALALDGDGNQVDALASDAGHLLWSGLLDKEYGELVGRRLLEPDFFSGWGVRTVASGQAAYHPLSYHRGSVWPHDNALITLGLARYGLHDEARTVAHALVDAATTAGHRLPEVLAGYGRDSQGEPVPYPHACVRESRSAAAPLALLTAVGGA, from the coding sequence ATGACGGACCGGCAGCATCTGCTCGTGCACGGTGGGACGTTCGCGGCCGTGGGTGACGGCGGGGACATCAGCGGAGTGCGCGGCAGCGGCTCCCCCGACGGGCTGTTCGTACGCGACGCCCGGCATCTGAGCCGCTGGCAGCTGACCGTCGACGGCGCGGTGCCCGAGGCGCTGTCGCCGGTCACGGACGGCGACGTGGCGCGCTGTGTCCTCGTACCGCGCGGGGGCCGGCAGGAGCCGCCCGCGTACACGCTCTTCCGTGAACAGGCCGTCGCCGACGGCGCGTTCGTCGAGTCGTTGCGCGTCACCAGCAATCGGCCGGTGCCGACGACGGTCCGGATCGCGGTCACCGCGGACGCCGACTTCTCGGACCAGTTCGAGCTGCGCTCCGACCACCGTACATACGCGAAGATCGGCGCCGTCCGCTCCCGCGAAATCCTGGACGACGGCATCGAGTTCAGCTACCGGCGCGGCGAGTGGCGTTCTTGTACGACGGTCACCGCCGAGCCCGCGCCTGACGGTGTCGAGGAGACGGGTACGGGCGCCCGTCGCCTGGTCTGGGCCCTCGACCTGGAGCCGCACGGTTCCGCCGAACTGGCTCTGCGGGTCGCGGCCCGCCCGCACGGCACACCGCACCCGGAGGTGCCCGCGTCCCCGTCCGCCGTGAACGAGCAACTCCGCGCGCTGGAGGGCGAGTTCACCGAGGGCGTGCCCTTCCCGACGGGCTGGCCCGAGCTGGCCGCGGCCTGCGAGCGGGGCCTCGCCGATCTGGCCGTCCTCCAGGTCCCGGCAACGGGCCCCGATGGAGAGGAACTTCGTGTCCCGGCGGCCGGAGTCCCCTGGTTCCTGACGCTGCTCGGCCGGGACGCGCTCCTCACCTCCCTGTTCGCGCTCCCCTACCGCCCCCAGCTCGCCGCCGCCACCCTGCCCGCGCTCGCCGCGGCCCAGGCGACCGCGACCGGCACCGGAGCGGTGGCCCAGCCGGGCAAGATCGTGCACGAGGTACGGCACGGGGAGCTGGCGCACTTCGGGCAGGTGCCGTACGGGCGTTACTACGGCTCGGTCGACGCCACGCCGCTCTTCCTGGTGCTGCTGGGCGCGTACGTCGAGCAGACCGGCGATGTCGCGACCGCTCGCCGTCTCGAGCCGCACGCCCGCGCGGCGATCGGCTGGATGCTGGACCACGGCGGCCTCACCTCGCGCGGCTACCTCGTCTACCGCGCCGACGAGGGCGGCCTCGCCAACCAGAACTGGAAGGACTCCCCCGGCGCCATCTGCTCCGCCGACGGCAGCCGCGCCACCGGGCCGGTGATGGCCGCGGGTGCGCAGGGGTACGCGTACGACGCCCTGCGCCGTACCGCGCATCTGTCGCGCACGGTGTGGGACGACGAGGTGTACGCGGCGCTGCTGGAGCAGGCGGCGAGCGACCTCCGCGACCGCTTCCAGCGGGACTTCTGGATGCCCGAACGCGCCTTCCCCGCGCTGGCGTTGGACGGCGACGGCAACCAGGTGGACGCGCTGGCCTCCGACGCCGGGCATCTGCTGTGGTCGGGGTTGTTGGACAAGGAGTACGGGGAGTTGGTGGGGCGGCGGTTGCTGGAGCCGGACTTCTTCTCGGGGTGGGGGGTGCGGACGGTGGCCTCCGGGCAGGCCGCCTACCATCCGCTGTCGTATCACCGGGGGTCGGTGTGGCCGCACGACAACGCCTTGATCACACTGGGGTTGGCGCGGTACGGGCTCCATGACGAGGCCCGGACGGTCGCGCATGCGCTGGTGGACGCGGCGACGACGGCCGGCCACCGGCTCCCGGAGGTCCTTGCGGGCTACGGCCGCGACAGTCAGGGGGAGCCGGTGCCTTACCCGCACGCGTGCGTGCGGGAATCCCGGTCGGCGGCGGCTCCTTTGGCGTTGCTGACTGCCGTCGGGGGCGCCTGA